One region of Tamandua tetradactyla isolate mTamTet1 chromosome 6, mTamTet1.pri, whole genome shotgun sequence genomic DNA includes:
- the LOC143685870 gene encoding keratin, type I cuticular Ha1: MHKLLSEPELCFPLGTTNPPSTMPYNCCLPNLSCHTSCSYRPCVAPSCHSCTLPGACNIPANVSNCGWLCEGSFNGNEKETMQFLNDRLASYLEKVRQLERENAELESRIREWCQQQVPFACPDYQSYFRTIEELQQKILVSKSENARLVVQIDNAKLAADDFRTKYETELSLRQLVEADINSLRRILDELTLCKSDLEAQVESLKEELLCLKRNHEEEVNTLRSQIGDRLNVEVDAAPTVDLNRVLNETRCQYEALVETNRRDVEEWFSRQTEELNKQVVTSSEQLQTCQAEIIELRRTVNALEIELQAQHNLRDSLENTLNETEARYSSQLAQVQCLISNVESQLAEIRCDLERQNQEYQVLLDVRARLECEINTYRGLLESEDCKLPCNPCATTNACGQSTGHCISAPCAPCGPPVTCMPCAPRSRCGPCNSFVR; the protein is encoded by the exons ATGCACAAACTCCTTAGTGAACCAGAACTCTGCTTCCCACTGGGCACCACAAACCCTCCCAGCACCATGCCGTACAACTGCTGCCTGCCCAACCTGAGCTGCCACACCAGCTGCTCCTACCGGCCTTGCGTGGCGCCCAGCTGCCACAGCTGCACCCTGCCTGGGGCCTGCAACATCCCCGCCAACGTGAGCAACTGCGGCTGGCTCTGTGAGGGCTCCTTCAATGGCAACGAGAAGGAGACCATGCAGTTCCTGAATGACCGCCTGGCCAGCTACCTGGAGAAGGTGCGACAGCTGGAGCGGGAGAACGCGGAGCTGGAGAGCCGCATCCGCGAGTGGTGCCAGCAGCAGGTGCCCTTTGCATGCCCGGACTACCAGTCCTACTTCCGCACCATCGAGGAGCTCCAGCAGAAG ATCTTGGTCTCCAAGTCTGAGAACGCCAGGTTGGTGGTGCAGATCGACAATGCCAAGCTGGCCGCGGATGACTTCAGAACCAA ATACGAGACGGAGCTGTCCCTGCGGCAGCTGGTGGAGGCCGACATCAACAGTCTGCGCAGAATCCTGGACGAGCTGACCCTGTGCAAGTCCGACCTGGAGGCCCAGGTGGAGTCCCTGAAGGAGGAGCTGCTGTGTCTCAAGAGGAACCATGAAGAG GAAGTCAACACCCTGCGTAGCCAGATTGGAGACCGCCTCAACGTGGAGGTGGACGCGGCGCCCACTGTGGACCTGAACCGCGTGTTGAACGAGACCAGGTGTCAGTACGAGGCCCTGGTGGAGACCAACCGCAGGGACGTGGAGGAATGGTTCTCCAGGCAG ACCGAGGAGCTGAACAAGCAGGTGGTGACCAGCTCGGAGCAGCTGCAGACCTGCCAGGCGGAGATCATCGAGCTGAGACGCACGGTCAACGCCCTGGAGATCGAGCTGCAGGCCCAGCACAACCTG AGAGACTCCCTGGAAAACACGCTGAACGAGACCGAGGCCCGCTACAGCTCGCAGCTGGCCCAGGTGCAGTGTCTGATCAGCAACGTGGAGTCCCAGCTGGCCGAGATCCGCTGTGACCTGGAGCGGCAGAACCAGGAGTACCAGGTGCTGCTGGACGTCCGGGCCCGGCTGGAGTGTGAGATCAACACGTACCGGGGCCTGCTGGAGAGCGAGGACTGCAA GCTGCCCTGCAACCCCTGCGCCACGACCAATGCTTGTGGCCAGTCCACTGGACACTGCATCTCCGCTCCCTGTGCCCCCTGCGGCCCCCCTGTCACCTGCATGCCCTGCGCCCCCCGCTCCCGCTGTGGACCCTGCAATTCTTTTGTGCGTTAG